A window of the Sphaerobacter thermophilus DSM 20745 genome harbors these coding sequences:
- a CDS encoding N-acetylmuramoyl-L-alanine amidase family protein, whose amino-acid sequence MDRRRIDSRLGPRRGLPPVLLSLLALVILIVSCVPHRFGGNQAAAERSTATGQPSPPGAATAETTPDPASPAATPSRTRVVYLDPGHGGPDTGTGGTTLDGTWVQEKDVTLAIALRTAERLRAAGIEVVLSRTSDELPGLEPQDVQPDGEGLTAEGVLRDLQRRIDHANASGANLLLSIHLNGHVDPAATGTETYYDSTRPFSDESRRLAELIQRHVVEGLREAGYDAVDRGVFDQTELEAPGLGVLPDYPHLVMLGPAVPGRLRPSAMPGVLNEVLFLSNPTEASLAQQPEIQDRIAQAYTDAILEFLAAVKS is encoded by the coding sequence ATGGACCGTCGCCGGATTGACAGCCGACTGGGGCCCCGCCGCGGGCTGCCCCCGGTCCTGCTTTCCCTGCTCGCGCTCGTCATCCTGATTGTGAGCTGCGTGCCGCACCGGTTCGGGGGGAACCAGGCCGCAGCCGAACGCTCCACCGCGACGGGTCAGCCCTCGCCACCAGGAGCAGCGACCGCCGAAACCACCCCGGACCCCGCGTCCCCTGCAGCGACACCCTCCCGCACCCGGGTCGTCTACCTGGACCCCGGGCACGGTGGGCCAGACACGGGGACCGGCGGGACGACCCTCGACGGAACCTGGGTCCAGGAGAAGGACGTGACGCTCGCCATCGCGCTGCGGACGGCCGAGCGGCTCCGCGCGGCGGGGATTGAGGTGGTCCTCTCGCGCACCAGCGACGAGTTGCCCGGTCTGGAGCCGCAGGATGTCCAGCCGGACGGCGAGGGGTTGACGGCCGAGGGTGTGCTCCGCGACCTGCAGCGGCGGATCGACCATGCCAACGCCAGCGGCGCCAACCTCCTGCTCAGCATCCACTTGAACGGCCACGTCGACCCCGCGGCCACCGGCACCGAGACCTACTACGACTCAACACGGCCGTTCAGTGACGAGAGCCGCCGCCTCGCCGAGTTGATCCAGCGCCACGTCGTGGAGGGGCTGCGCGAGGCGGGCTACGATGCGGTGGACCGCGGGGTGTTCGACCAGACCGAACTCGAGGCGCCCGGGCTGGGAGTGCTGCCCGACTACCCACATCTGGTGATGCTCGGCCCGGCCGTACCCGGCAGGTTGCGCCCCAGCGCGATGCCCGGCGTGCTGAACGAGGTCCTCTTCCTCTCGAACCCGACCGAGGCCTCGCTCGCCCAGCAGCCGGAGATCCAGGACCGCATCGCCCAGGCCTACACCGACGCCATCCTCGAGTTCCTCGCAGCCGTCAAGTCCTAA